CAAACAAATAGAACACGTCAAGTCAAGATCGACCTTCACAGAATCAAAGAGCTCACAAGTCAGTGATGGCTTTCCATCAGTAAATTTAAGAGAACAGTCCTCAAACAAATAAGAACCCATTCTTGTCTTTGCCTTTTTATCTCTCAAATTAATGTGAAAAGCCATGAGCTCGCAAAGCCATGGCGATTGGAGTATCTCAATATGCATACTCTGAGCGCGTGATTTGAATGCTTGACCTTGCTTAGAATAATGAACCTGCCCAATAACAACCACACATACATCAGCACATTTTCAAATACACTCAActaattctttaatattttaattgatTCCGGAGATTCACAAAGAATCTGTAAAACAAGAAGATTCTACCTTATCATATTTCTTCAGAATTTTCCGAACTGCGATAGCATTGATCATCGCATAAGTGACAAGATCTTCCCCTTCCTCGATCAAAGATTTATGGTTCTGCTTGCCTTTACACCATACATAATACTTTTTGAAACCTGTTGCTAAATGCAAAGCAAGCAACTTTTGAGCCCGCTCATTGAAACAACCCACTACATCAGACATTTCCTTGAGAAGTGATGGAAAAAATGTGCCATCGCATACTGCAAACACATATTATCACCATTAAAAACCGAAAAACTATACACGATAACCTAGCATAAAACTACATCAAAAACCTTTAAATTCCACTTCCTCTCCTACCCAGCAATAATACTACTATGAACTACAACATGAAGAAATAATAATTTACGCGAAAAATTACATAAAGTGATAAAACTCAGCCTTAA
This Spinacia oleracea cultivar Varoflay chromosome 6, BTI_SOV_V1, whole genome shotgun sequence DNA region includes the following protein-coding sequences:
- the LOC110798875 gene encoding probable E3 ubiquitin-protein ligase BAH1-like 1 isoform X2 yields the protein MKFCKTYQEYMQNWEREFPGVGFKNLKKILKNCRQDIDSHNSHNDENGHIISSNCPHQCSVCDGTFFPSLLKEMSDVVGCFNERAQKLLALHLATGFKKYYVWCKGKQNHKSLIEEGEDLVTYAMINAIAVRKILKKYDKVHYSKQGQAFKSRAQSMHIEILQSPWLCELMAFHINLRDKKAKTRMGSYLFEDCSLKFTDGKPSLTCELFDSVKVDLDLTCSICLP
- the LOC110798875 gene encoding probable E3 ubiquitin-protein ligase BAH1-like 1 isoform X1 codes for the protein MKFCKTYQEYMQNWEREFPGVGFKNLKKILKNCRQDIDSHNSHNDENGHIISSNCPHQCSVCDGTFFPSLLKEMSDVVGCFNERAQKLLALHLATGFKKYYVWCKGKQNHKSLIEEGEDLVTYAMINAIAVRKILKKYDKVHYSKQGQAFKSRAQSMHIEILQSPWLCELMAFHINLRDKKAKTRMGSYLFEDCSLKFTDGKPSLTCELFDSVKVDLDLTCSICLDTVFDPVALSCGHIFCYMCACNASSVTIVDGLQAASPKEKCPLCREAGVYEGALHLEELNILLSRRCHDYWEERLQSERAERIKQAKEHWEFQCRVFMGV